One genomic region from Euleptes europaea isolate rEulEur1 chromosome 6, rEulEur1.hap1, whole genome shotgun sequence encodes:
- the FSHB gene encoding follitropin subunit beta, with protein MKTVNFCVLLLFWKTVYSNHCALSNVTIAVEKEECGFCISVNATWCSGYCYTKDPIDKFSRKKFVQNVCTFKEIVYETVKIPGCAGHAESFYSYPVATGCHCEICDGDLTDCSTTNGLNPSYCSFGQNQLRE; from the exons ATGAAGACAGTTAATTTCTGTGTCCTATTACTTTTCTGGAAAACAGTCTATTCCAATCACTGTGCGCTATCCAATGTCACAATAGCAGTGGAAAAGGAGGAATGCGGGTTTTGCATCAGCGTGAATGCAACTTGGTGCTCCGGTTATTGCTACACGAAG GATCCCATTGATAAGTTCTCCCGAAAGAAATTTGTTCAGAACGTTTGCACATTCAAGGAGATTGTGTACGAGACTGTAAAGATCCCAGGATGCGCTGGTCATGCAGAATCCTTTTATTCCTATCCAGTAGCAACAGGATGTCACTGTGAGATTTGTGACGGAGACCTCACTGACTGCAGCACCACAAATGGCTTAAATCCAAGTTATTGTTCCTTTGGACAAAATCAGCTCAGAGAATGA